A stretch of the Bacillus sp. FJAT-18017 genome encodes the following:
- a CDS encoding polysaccharide deacetylase family protein, with the protein MKRGLLFLFICILVLLAINSPYVSGYVEALKTDSIPVLKQKDELYEKIEGAAAEKNIAAEDARIDKIWKAIPGYNGYEVDIDASYKKMKKQGKYDPSKLIFRETRPKVHLKDLPPAPLYRGNSSKPMVAFAVNVAWGNEYLPDMLAVLKKRNVSASFFLEGNWVKKYPELARMIVDGGHEVGNHSYSHVDMAKVTKERAIEELKKTNEVIEATTGKKSKWFAPPSGSLGTNTAEIAASQKLGTIMWTVDTIDWQKPSSETILNRVTTKTANGSIILMHPTEPTAAALERMILVLKGKGFKLGTISELLSEERIHPVLGEKR; encoded by the coding sequence ATGAAAAGGGGACTTTTATTTCTTTTTATTTGTATCCTGGTACTATTGGCGATAAACAGTCCATATGTTTCTGGCTATGTAGAGGCGTTGAAAACCGACAGTATACCGGTTTTGAAACAAAAAGACGAACTCTATGAAAAAATTGAGGGAGCTGCTGCCGAGAAGAATATTGCGGCCGAGGATGCGCGAATCGATAAAATCTGGAAGGCGATACCAGGGTACAATGGATATGAAGTTGATATAGACGCTTCCTATAAAAAAATGAAGAAACAAGGTAAATACGATCCGTCCAAACTTATATTTCGGGAAACCCGGCCGAAGGTTCATCTTAAGGATCTGCCGCCAGCACCTTTATATAGAGGCAACTCTTCAAAACCAATGGTAGCCTTTGCGGTCAATGTTGCATGGGGCAATGAATATTTGCCTGATATGCTTGCTGTCCTAAAAAAACGAAATGTCTCTGCGAGTTTTTTTCTTGAAGGAAATTGGGTAAAAAAATACCCAGAGCTTGCTAGGATGATTGTCGATGGTGGCCATGAAGTAGGAAATCACTCCTATTCGCACGTAGACATGGCAAAAGTGACGAAAGAAAGAGCTATTGAGGAACTTAAAAAAACCAATGAAGTCATAGAAGCGACCACTGGTAAAAAGAGCAAATGGTTCGCTCCTCCGAGCGGCAGCCTTGGTACCAATACCGCTGAAATAGCAGCGTCACAAAAGCTAGGAACAATCATGTGGACGGTAGATACGATTGACTGGCAAAAACCAAGCTCTGAAACAATTCTTAACCGTGTCACGACCAAAACGGCAAACGGATCCATTATTTTAATGCATCCAACCGAGCCGACAGCTGCGGCATTAGAGCGGATGATTCTAGTTTTAAAGGGGAAAGGCTTTAAATTAGGTACAATTTCAGAATTGCTTTCCGAAGAAAGGATACACCCGGTTCTAGGCGAAAAGCGCTAA
- the dapG gene encoding aspartate kinase, protein MKVIVQKFGGTSVRNEENRLQAKKHIETALSEGYKVVVVVSAMGRKGEPYATDTLLSLAGENLGKMSRREVDMLLACGEVISSIVFTSMLLDSGMKAVSLNGAQAGFRTNDDHTNAKIIEMNCERLIEELQDADVAVVAGFQGAAENGDVTTIGRGGSDTSAAALGAALNAEWIDIFTDVEGIMTADPRIAEHARPLPVVTYTEVCNMAYQGAKVIHPRAVEIAMQAKVPMRIRSTYSDGPGTLVTGQVRSVAGADIKERPVTGIAHVPHVTQIRVNAKKDQYNLQAEVFKAMANERISVDFINISPVGVVYTVSEDSAGKAIEVLNSIGHEPIVERGCAKVSVVGAGMAGVPGVTAKIVTALTGKGIRILQSADSHTTIWVLVKQEDLVKAVNALHDAFGLDNEKTEYEHPGIF, encoded by the coding sequence ATGAAAGTAATTGTACAGAAGTTTGGCGGTACCTCCGTCAGAAATGAAGAAAACAGGCTTCAAGCCAAGAAACATATAGAGACGGCCCTATCTGAAGGCTATAAAGTCGTTGTTGTCGTATCGGCAATGGGCCGAAAAGGGGAGCCATATGCAACGGACACGTTATTGTCCCTGGCTGGCGAGAATCTTGGTAAAATGAGCCGCCGCGAGGTCGATATGCTCCTTGCCTGTGGGGAAGTAATTTCAAGCATTGTTTTTACTTCCATGCTCCTCGATTCAGGAATGAAGGCAGTTTCCTTAAATGGCGCACAGGCCGGCTTCCGGACAAACGATGATCATACTAATGCAAAAATAATTGAGATGAACTGCGAAAGGCTAATTGAAGAACTTCAGGATGCAGATGTCGCAGTAGTAGCAGGCTTTCAGGGCGCAGCAGAAAATGGTGATGTAACCACCATTGGCAGGGGTGGCAGTGATACATCCGCAGCCGCATTAGGTGCGGCTCTGAATGCAGAATGGATAGATATTTTTACCGATGTAGAAGGTATCATGACCGCAGACCCAAGGATTGCCGAGCATGCGAGGCCATTGCCTGTGGTAACATACACAGAGGTTTGCAATATGGCTTATCAGGGTGCAAAAGTCATCCATCCCCGAGCAGTTGAGATAGCGATGCAGGCAAAAGTCCCTATGCGGATTCGATCGACTTATTCCGATGGGCCGGGTACACTTGTAACTGGCCAAGTTCGTTCAGTGGCGGGAGCTGATATAAAAGAGCGTCCCGTTACGGGTATTGCCCATGTCCCGCATGTTACGCAAATTAGGGTAAATGCGAAAAAGGACCAATACAATCTCCAGGCCGAGGTTTTCAAGGCAATGGCAAATGAGCGAATTTCGGTGGATTTTATTAACATATCGCCGGTAGGGGTCGTATATACTGTGTCTGAGGATTCTGCCGGCAAGGCAATCGAAGTGCTTAATTCAATTGGCCATGAGCCAATTGTCGAACGTGGCTGCGCAAAGGTTTCCGTAGTCGGTGCAGGCATGGCAGGCGTACCGGGTGTAACCGCAAAAATTGTGACAGCATTGACAGGAAAAGGCATCAGGATCCTTCAATCCGCCGACAGCCATACGACAATTTGGGTGCTTGTCAAGCAGGAGGACTTAGTAAAGGCTGTAAACGCACTCCATGATGCTTTTGGACTTGATAATGAGAAAACTGAATATGAACATCCGGGCATATTTTAA
- a CDS encoding dipicolinate synthase subunit B yields the protein MKLKGKRIGFGLTGSHCTYDEVFPEIEKLVKEGAEVIPIVTFTVKNTDTRFGKGEDWIEKIVQATGNEAIDSIVKAEPLGPKYPLDCMVIAPMTGVSMSKFANAINDSPVLMAAKATLRNQKPIILGISTNDALGLNGVNLMRLMSSKHIYFIPFGQDDPVNKPNSMVARMVQLKETVEAALDGKQLQPVLVERYLD from the coding sequence ATGAAATTGAAAGGTAAAAGAATTGGCTTTGGCCTTACTGGTTCTCACTGTACGTATGACGAGGTGTTCCCGGAAATAGAAAAACTAGTCAAAGAAGGTGCTGAAGTTATTCCAATAGTTACATTTACCGTAAAAAACACAGACACCCGGTTTGGCAAAGGTGAGGATTGGATAGAGAAGATTGTTCAGGCAACAGGAAATGAAGCAATCGATTCGATTGTAAAGGCCGAACCACTCGGGCCAAAATACCCGCTGGACTGCATGGTCATCGCACCTATGACCGGTGTTTCCATGAGCAAATTCGCCAATGCAATCAATGATTCTCCTGTTCTTATGGCAGCAAAAGCTACGCTTAGAAACCAAAAACCAATCATTCTTGGAATATCGACGAATGATGCCCTTGGTTTGAATGGCGTCAATCTAATGAGGCTAATGTCATCTAAACATATATACTTCATACCGTTTGGTCAGGATGATCCTGTTAATAAACCAAACTCTATGGTCGCAAGGATGGTGCAATTAAAAGAGACTGTTGAGGCAGCGCTTGATGGTAAACAGCTCCAGCCAGTCCTTGTAGAACGATATCTTGACTGA
- the dpaA gene encoding dipicolinic acid synthetase subunit A — translation MLTGMQIAIIGGDARQLEIIRKLTELDAKLLLVGFEQLDHAFTGAQKEKIGEADFSAVDALILPVSGTSMDGQVETIFSNEQVVLTEEILAKTPETCTIYSGITNGYLTGIIKKAKRRLVLLFERDDVAIYNSIPTVEGTIMMAIQHTDFTIHGSNVVVLGFGRTGMSVARTFHVLGAKVKTGARKSEHLARITEMGLIPFHLSEIEKEIRDADIVINTIPHQIVSASVISKMASHTLIIDLASKPGGTDFRYAEKRGIKAMLAPGLPGIVAPKTAGQILANVLSQLLQVDLQNRKGKAT, via the coding sequence ATGCTGACAGGGATGCAGATAGCCATTATTGGCGGCGATGCCAGGCAGTTGGAAATCATCAGAAAACTAACGGAACTGGATGCTAAATTACTATTAGTCGGGTTTGAACAATTGGACCATGCCTTTACTGGAGCGCAAAAAGAAAAAATAGGTGAAGCCGATTTTTCAGCCGTCGATGCTCTTATTTTACCTGTATCGGGAACGAGCATGGATGGGCAGGTTGAAACTATTTTCTCAAATGAACAGGTTGTCCTGACCGAAGAAATCCTAGCTAAAACGCCTGAAACATGCACGATATACTCGGGGATAACAAATGGTTATTTAACAGGAATTATTAAAAAAGCAAAACGGCGCCTTGTTCTTTTGTTTGAACGGGATGACGTGGCTATATACAATTCGATACCTACAGTTGAAGGTACCATCATGATGGCCATCCAGCATACAGATTTTACTATCCATGGCTCAAATGTTGTCGTACTTGGTTTTGGGCGTACCGGTATGAGTGTAGCGAGGACATTTCATGTACTTGGTGCAAAAGTGAAGACAGGCGCGAGGAAGTCCGAGCATTTGGCGAGGATTACTGAGATGGGCCTCATTCCTTTTCACCTCTCGGAAATAGAAAAAGAAATTCGAGATGCCGACATCGTTATTAATACAATTCCTCACCAGATTGTCAGTGCTTCGGTTATTTCTAAAATGGCCTCACATACCTTAATTATCGACCTTGCATCAAAACCAGGCGGCACAGATTTCCGCTACGCTGAAAAGCGCGGGATTAAAGCAATGCTCGCTCCGGGCCTTCCAGGCATAGTCGCACCAAAGACTGCTGGACAAATATTAGCGAACGTACTCTCGCAGCTCCTCCAGGTTGACTTACAGAATCGAAAGGGGAAAGCAACATGA
- a CDS encoding YlmC/YmxH family sporulation protein yields MRLSELSGKEIVDVKKAERLGVLGQTDLEINEQTGQIQALLIPSLKWFGFRKQGEEVRVQWKHIKKIGADMIIIDIPGREED; encoded by the coding sequence ATGAGGCTAAGTGAATTAAGCGGCAAGGAAATAGTGGATGTCAAAAAAGCGGAGAGGCTGGGAGTCCTCGGGCAGACGGATCTTGAAATTAATGAGCAGACCGGACAAATTCAGGCGTTGCTCATCCCATCATTAAAATGGTTTGGCTTCCGGAAACAGGGTGAGGAAGTTCGGGTTCAATGGAAGCATATTAAAAAGATCGGTGCCGATATGATTATTATAGATATCCCCGGACGTGAAGAAGATTAG
- the dapA gene encoding 4-hydroxy-tetrahydrodipicolinate synthase, with amino-acid sequence MINLGRVSTAMVTPFDKKGHIDFPKTTQLINHLIDNGTESLVVSGTTGESPTLSKEEKLALFAHTVKTVAGRVPVVAGTGSNNTYQSIEMTKKAEQAGVDGIMAVAPYYNKPNQEGLYQHFKAIAENTALPVMIYNIPGRTSINIAPETIIRLSEIPNIFAVKEASGDLNAMTKIISATRDDFYLYSGDDGLALPVLAIGGSGVISVASHIIGNEMQEMVQAFLANDTKRAAELHQQLLPLMIGLFAAPNPAPVKTALQLKGLDVGSVRLPLVPLNAEERVFLSGLLGIHQPL; translated from the coding sequence ATGATTAATTTAGGCCGAGTTTCAACCGCAATGGTAACCCCCTTTGATAAGAAGGGACATATAGATTTTCCAAAAACAACCCAGCTAATCAATCATCTGATTGACAATGGGACCGAATCGCTTGTCGTTTCCGGAACAACCGGCGAGTCGCCAACCTTGTCCAAGGAAGAAAAGCTGGCTTTATTCGCACATACTGTAAAAACTGTAGCAGGACGTGTTCCTGTTGTAGCTGGGACTGGCAGCAACAATACCTACCAATCCATTGAAATGACAAAGAAAGCAGAACAGGCCGGTGTCGACGGCATTATGGCAGTTGCCCCGTATTATAACAAACCGAACCAGGAAGGCCTTTACCAGCATTTCAAAGCTATCGCTGAAAACACAGCACTTCCTGTTATGATTTATAATATTCCGGGCCGTACTTCCATTAATATCGCTCCTGAGACAATCATTCGCTTGTCCGAGATTCCGAATATCTTTGCGGTTAAGGAAGCAAGTGGTGATTTGAATGCTATGACAAAAATTATTTCCGCTACACGGGATGATTTCTATCTGTATAGCGGCGATGATGGCCTTGCGCTTCCTGTCCTTGCAATTGGGGGAAGTGGAGTTATTTCGGTTGCGTCCCATATTATAGGCAATGAAATGCAGGAAATGGTTCAAGCCTTTTTAGCGAATGATACAAAACGGGCCGCGGAACTCCATCAACAGCTTCTTCCACTAATGATTGGATTGTTTGCAGCTCCAAACCCAGCACCGGTTAAGACTGCCCTTCAACTGAAAGGGCTGGATGTTGGATCTGTAAGGCTTCCACTCGTTCCTCTAAACGCTGAGGAAAGAGTATTTCTTTCAGGGCTTTTGGGTATCCATCAGCCGTTATAA
- a CDS encoding ribonuclease J, with protein MRKKKNKSIKIIALGGVGEIGKNMFLCEVDRDIFVLDAGLMFPEDEMLGIDIVIPDISYLIDNKDRVKAIFLTHGHEDHIGALSYILKQINVPVYGTELTLALANAKLKEQEYRGKTEFIEIDSDSVVDMGSVTVSFFNTNHSIPGSVGICVNTTEGAVVYTGDFKFDQGATRMYKPEIGKMAEIGERGVLCLLSDSTEAEKPGYTTSESKVAREMCDTFYSAPGRLIAACFASDINRIQHIFDAATRTGRKVAVVGKSLERIYHIAVDLGYLEIADDLIIQLSEISDYPDNKIVILMTGSQGEPLEGLQKMARKSHKLINIKEGDTVIIAATTLKGSELFLAKTVDMLLRAGANVVSNKKLIHVSSHGSQEELKFMINLMKPKLFIPVHGEYRMLKAHEKVARECGLSRESIYLPDIGEIVEVKEGQFVPGGKVPSGNVLIDGIGVGDVGNIVLRDRRLLSQDGTLIVVVTLSRKERKILAGPEIISRGFVYVRESEKLMEESAKLVREIVEKKISKDFFDWTSLKQDMRDDLNKYLYEKTKRRPMILPIIMEA; from the coding sequence TTGCGAAAGAAAAAGAATAAATCAATCAAGATAATCGCTCTAGGCGGTGTCGGAGAAATCGGGAAGAATATGTTCCTGTGTGAAGTGGACAGGGATATTTTTGTGCTCGATGCGGGCCTCATGTTCCCTGAAGATGAAATGCTTGGCATTGATATCGTCATCCCGGATATATCCTACTTGATTGATAATAAAGACAGGGTAAAGGCTATTTTCCTGACACATGGCCATGAGGACCATATCGGGGCACTATCCTATATCCTTAAGCAAATCAATGTTCCTGTTTACGGGACCGAGCTGACATTGGCACTTGCAAATGCGAAGCTAAAGGAACAGGAATACAGGGGAAAAACTGAATTCATCGAAATTGATTCGGACTCTGTAGTCGATATGGGAAGTGTGACGGTATCTTTTTTTAATACGAACCATAGTATACCCGGCTCGGTTGGAATTTGTGTCAACACGACGGAAGGAGCTGTCGTATACACGGGTGATTTTAAGTTTGATCAGGGTGCAACCAGGATGTACAAGCCTGAAATCGGCAAGATGGCTGAAATTGGTGAACGGGGAGTACTGTGTCTTCTTTCCGACAGTACCGAAGCTGAGAAACCAGGTTACACAACTTCGGAATCTAAAGTTGCAAGGGAAATGTGCGATACATTCTATAGTGCACCAGGGCGTCTTATTGCAGCTTGTTTTGCTTCTGATATTAACCGGATCCAGCATATTTTCGATGCTGCAACTAGAACCGGCAGGAAGGTCGCCGTTGTAGGAAAAAGCTTGGAACGTATTTATCACATCGCAGTTGACCTTGGTTATCTGGAGATAGCGGATGATTTGATTATCCAACTATCGGAAATTTCCGACTATCCGGATAACAAAATTGTCATCCTAATGACAGGCTCACAAGGAGAGCCACTTGAAGGTCTGCAGAAAATGGCTCGCAAGTCTCATAAGCTTATCAATATCAAAGAAGGCGATACAGTTATCATCGCGGCGACTACACTTAAGGGAAGCGAACTTTTCCTAGCCAAGACAGTTGATATGCTTCTTCGGGCCGGAGCAAATGTTGTATCCAATAAGAAGCTGATCCACGTATCGAGCCACGGCAGCCAGGAAGAGTTGAAGTTTATGATTAATCTCATGAAGCCAAAACTTTTCATTCCTGTGCACGGTGAGTACCGTATGCTGAAAGCCCATGAGAAGGTTGCCCGGGAGTGCGGGCTCTCACGAGAGAGTATTTATCTTCCTGATATTGGTGAAATCGTTGAGGTAAAAGAAGGCCAATTCGTACCAGGCGGTAAAGTACCATCAGGCAATGTGCTGATTGATGGAATAGGTGTTGGCGATGTTGGCAATATTGTTCTTCGCGACCGCAGGCTTCTTTCCCAGGATGGAACATTGATTGTTGTTGTTACGCTTTCAAGGAAAGAAAGAAAAATCCTGGCGGGGCCTGAAATTATCTCGAGAGGGTTCGTGTATGTGCGGGAATCCGAAAAGCTAATGGAGGAATCAGCCAAACTTGTTAGGGAAATTGTTGAGAAGAAAATTTCCAAAGACTTCTTTGACTGGACAAGTCTAAAGCAGGATATGAGGGACGACCTAAACAAGTACCTTTATGAAAAAACAAAACGCCGACCGATGATTTTGCCAATCATCATGGAGGCTTAA
- a CDS encoding M16 family metallopeptidase: protein MIKKYTCQNGVRVVLENIPTVRSVAIGIWIGTGSRNETPENNGISHFLEHMFFKGTKTRSAREIAESFDSIGGQVNAFTSKEYTCYYAKVLDTHADFALEILSDMFFNSVFDEEELKKEKNVVFEEIKMYDDTPDDIVHDLLSKAVYESHPLGYPILGTESTLETFNGTKLKEYIHTHYTPENVVISIAGNIAETFIGKVEKQFGSYEGGKAEPREDKPVFHANRLSRKKETEQAHLCIGFEGLKVGHQDIYSLIVLNNILGGSMSSRLFQDVREQRGLAYSVFSYHSAYQDSGIVTIYGGTGAKQLDLLFETVQDTLDTLKRDGISEKELNNSKEQLKGSLMLSLESTNSRMSRNGKNELILKYHRTLDEIIEEIDSVTKPGVDGLANKIFTDHYSVSLISPDGELPKLLK, encoded by the coding sequence ATGATTAAGAAATATACATGCCAAAACGGAGTAAGGGTTGTACTTGAAAATATACCGACTGTCCGATCGGTTGCAATAGGAATCTGGATTGGCACTGGTTCGAGGAATGAAACGCCAGAAAACAACGGGATATCGCATTTCCTTGAGCACATGTTTTTTAAAGGCACAAAAACCCGTTCAGCCCGGGAAATTGCCGAATCATTTGACAGCATTGGCGGCCAGGTAAATGCTTTTACTTCAAAGGAATACACTTGCTATTATGCAAAGGTACTTGACACACACGCCGACTTTGCTCTGGAAATCCTTTCAGATATGTTCTTCAATTCAGTATTTGATGAAGAAGAATTGAAAAAAGAAAAAAATGTCGTCTTTGAAGAAATAAAGATGTATGATGACACACCCGATGACATCGTCCATGACCTGTTAAGCAAAGCTGTTTATGAGTCCCATCCACTGGGATATCCGATATTGGGAACGGAAAGCACGCTTGAAACCTTTAATGGAACCAAATTGAAGGAATATATCCATACGCATTATACACCGGAAAACGTCGTCATCTCGATTGCTGGTAATATTGCTGAAACTTTCATTGGCAAGGTAGAAAAGCAATTCGGTTCCTATGAAGGCGGAAAGGCCGAGCCTCGTGAGGACAAACCAGTATTCCATGCAAATCGCCTATCCCGAAAGAAGGAAACCGAGCAGGCACATCTTTGTATTGGTTTTGAAGGTCTGAAGGTTGGACACCAGGACATCTACAGTCTGATTGTCTTAAACAATATACTGGGCGGAAGCATGAGCAGCCGTTTATTCCAGGACGTTCGTGAACAGCGCGGACTCGCCTATTCCGTCTTTTCCTACCATTCAGCCTACCAGGACAGCGGAATTGTCACCATCTATGGTGGAACTGGAGCAAAGCAGCTCGACCTGCTTTTCGAGACGGTACAGGATACCTTAGATACACTGAAGAGAGATGGCATCTCGGAGAAAGAGCTTAACAATAGCAAGGAACAGCTGAAAGGCAGCCTAATGTTAAGCTTAGAAAGCACCAACAGCCGGATGAGCCGCAATGGTAAAAATGAACTCATCCTAAAATACCATCGTACACTGGATGAAATTATTGAAGAAATAGATAGTGTAACAAAGCCTGGAGTTGATGGGCTGGCCAACAAAATCTTTACAGATCACTATTCCGTGTCTTTGATCAGTCCGGATGGAGAACTTCCAAAATTATTGAAATAA
- a CDS encoding S16 family serine protease — translation MRSEFEEKYENLPFAVTILVYLNELYFYFMGFISGSHLICVLFLMSVVFIIFLFFIRKIRISKHIFVFSAVVSFLLLIYEFPIVLLDELQYIVTGYHEPEEIIKGTGIFLLGVSVVQMGDVENEQEVREMFTHNQKETYYEIIPVTNPERYKSKNLAVFEFIGIRKHAFEQMSENVSAYLKTRKPVIDEFLSRENSTGDSAGLGLVLSSILAQKEIHNDVPIGITGAITKTGKVEYVGHIEEKVRIASENKFTHVIIPYSNLTEANEIKDKLNLSIKIIGVRNVDEAVKITKEINNEK, via the coding sequence ATGAGAAGCGAATTCGAAGAAAAGTATGAGAATTTACCCTTTGCAGTAACAATTCTTGTTTATTTAAATGAATTATATTTTTATTTTATGGGTTTCATCTCAGGTAGTCACTTGATATGTGTACTTTTTTTAATGAGTGTAGTCTTCATAATATTTTTATTTTTTATTAGGAAAATACGTATTTCCAAACACATCTTTGTGTTTTCGGCAGTTGTATCCTTTCTATTGTTAATTTACGAGTTTCCAATTGTACTGCTTGATGAACTTCAATATATCGTTACAGGTTATCATGAGCCAGAGGAAATAATTAAAGGGACTGGTATATTTCTCTTGGGAGTAAGTGTTGTACAAATGGGTGATGTTGAAAACGAACAAGAGGTACGTGAAATGTTTACTCACAACCAAAAGGAAACCTATTATGAAATAATACCTGTCACGAATCCGGAACGGTACAAAAGCAAAAACTTAGCTGTCTTTGAATTTATTGGCATTCGTAAACATGCGTTTGAACAAATGTCTGAGAATGTTTCAGCGTATTTAAAAACAAGGAAACCGGTTATTGATGAATTTTTAAGTCGGGAAAACTCGACAGGTGATAGTGCCGGCTTAGGACTAGTGCTTTCTAGCATTTTAGCACAGAAGGAAATTCATAATGACGTGCCAATTGGCATTACAGGAGCAATTACTAAAACTGGGAAAGTAGAGTATGTCGGGCACATAGAAGAAAAGGTTCGGATTGCAAGCGAGAATAAATTCACCCATGTTATTATCCCATATTCAAATCTTACAGAAGCAAACGAAATTAAAGATAAGTTAAATCTCTCAATTAAAATAATCGGTGTTCGGAATGTTGATGAAGCTGTTAAAATCACAAAAGAAATTAATAATGAAAAATAA
- the asd gene encoding aspartate-semialdehyde dehydrogenase encodes MNGQNGFTVAVVGATGAVGQQMIETLVKRDFPIKKLVLLSSSRSAGKKITVNDVEHTVQEAKPESFEGIDIALFSAGGSVSKELAPEAAKRGAVVIDNTSAFRMDLEVPLVVPEVNEEDVHTHKGIIANPNCSTIQMVVALEPIRKKFGLKKIIVSTYQAVSGAGAAAIEELREETKAIIEGKDFEPKVLPVKASDKHYQIAFNAIPQIDKFEDNGFTFEELKMINETKKIMHDTSLQVAATCVRLPVEVGHSESVYFEIESERVTAAEIRELLSDAPGVVLQDDPANQIYPMPADCVGKNDVFVGRVRKDLDNDNGFHMWVVSDNLLKGAAWNSVQIAESLIRLGVVTAK; translated from the coding sequence ATGAATGGACAAAATGGATTTACAGTTGCTGTAGTAGGCGCAACAGGCGCAGTTGGCCAGCAAATGATTGAGACACTAGTAAAGAGGGACTTCCCGATAAAAAAACTTGTCCTGCTTTCATCATCCAGGTCTGCAGGCAAAAAAATAACTGTTAATGATGTGGAGCATACAGTCCAGGAAGCAAAGCCGGAAAGCTTTGAAGGGATAGACATTGCTTTATTCAGTGCAGGTGGCAGCGTATCAAAGGAATTGGCTCCTGAAGCAGCTAAGCGCGGGGCAGTGGTAATTGACAATACGAGTGCATTCAGGATGGATCTTGAAGTGCCGCTCGTCGTTCCCGAAGTTAATGAAGAGGATGTCCATACACACAAAGGAATCATTGCCAATCCGAATTGCTCGACAATCCAGATGGTTGTTGCATTAGAACCTATCCGCAAAAAGTTCGGACTTAAAAAAATCATTGTTTCTACCTATCAGGCCGTTTCAGGTGCCGGGGCTGCTGCTATAGAAGAATTAAGGGAAGAGACAAAGGCTATCATTGAAGGCAAGGATTTTGAACCTAAAGTACTTCCTGTCAAGGCGAGTGATAAGCACTATCAAATCGCGTTCAACGCCATTCCGCAAATCGATAAATTCGAAGATAACGGGTTTACATTTGAAGAATTGAAAATGATAAATGAAACGAAGAAAATAATGCATGATACAAGCCTTCAGGTTGCGGCAACGTGCGTCAGGCTTCCAGTAGAAGTAGGCCATTCAGAATCGGTTTATTTTGAAATTGAGTCTGAAAGGGTTACCGCTGCAGAAATCAGGGAACTATTGAGTGATGCACCAGGAGTGGTCCTCCAGGATGACCCTGCGAACCAAATCTATCCAATGCCTGCTGATTGTGTTGGCAAAAATGATGTCTTCGTCGGCAGGGTCCGCAAAGATCTTGACAACGATAATGGCTTCCATATGTGGGTTGTATCAGATAACTTGCTGAAAGGCGCTGCCTGGAATTCTGTCCAGATTGCAGAAAGCTTAATCAGGCTGGGAGTCGTAACAGCGAAATAA